In one window of Armatimonadota bacterium DNA:
- a CDS encoding TIM barrel protein has product MSSATLKLGVIVGFHEEPEPELQKVADLGLPTCQLSSWNPVMYTDENAARLRRACADIGVEITTLWTGYPGPATWNFVDGPATIGFVPPEHRDMRVDALLRGAEFARAIGVPSITTHAGFIPENPCDPLYAGTIDALRRIAAHCKELGLDFCFETGQETPITLLRAMTDIATGNLGVNLDPANLLMYGKANPVDALDILGPYVRGVHAKDGDYPTEPGSLGREKPLGEGRVGFERLIPKLKSFGYAGALTIEREISGDQQIIDIKRAIEILTPLC; this is encoded by the coding sequence ATGTCATCTGCGACACTCAAACTGGGCGTCATCGTCGGCTTCCACGAGGAACCGGAGCCGGAACTCCAGAAGGTCGCCGACCTCGGCCTCCCCACCTGCCAGCTGTCGTCATGGAATCCGGTGATGTACACCGACGAGAACGCCGCGCGCCTGCGCCGCGCCTGCGCCGACATCGGCGTCGAGATCACCACGCTGTGGACCGGCTACCCCGGCCCTGCGACCTGGAACTTCGTTGACGGGCCCGCCACCATCGGCTTCGTGCCCCCGGAGCACCGCGACATGCGCGTGGACGCGCTGCTGCGCGGCGCCGAGTTCGCGCGCGCCATCGGCGTCCCCTCGATTACCACCCATGCCGGATTCATCCCCGAGAACCCGTGCGACCCGCTGTACGCGGGTACGATTGACGCCCTGCGCCGCATCGCGGCACACTGCAAGGAACTCGGCCTCGACTTCTGCTTCGAAACCGGCCAGGAGACTCCGATCACCCTGCTGCGCGCGATGACCGACATCGCTACCGGCAACCTCGGCGTCAACCTCGACCCCGCCAATCTCCTGATGTACGGCAAGGCCAACCCGGTGGATGCGCTCGACATCCTCGGCCCGTACGTGCGCGGGGTCCACGCCAAAGACGGCGACTATCCGACCGAGCCGGGGAGCCTGGGCCGCGAAAAGCCGCTGGGGGAGGGGAGGGTCGGCTTCGAGCGGTTGATCCCCAAGCTGAAGAGCTTCGGCTACGCTGGCGCCCTGACCATCGAACGCGAGATCTCCGGCGACCAGCAGATCATCGACATCAAGCGCGCCATCGAGATCCTTACACCGCTGTGCTGA
- a CDS encoding GYD domain-containing protein — protein MPTYISLVNITEQGVQDAKSISRRVEQTRQLFEGFGVTLKELYLVTGQYDYVAIADAPDDETAAAAILSLASRGNVRTQTFRAFDAEETARIVSKIK, from the coding sequence GTGCCAACCTACATCAGCCTGGTCAACATCACCGAGCAGGGAGTCCAGGACGCCAAGAGCATCTCGCGCCGCGTCGAGCAGACCCGGCAGCTCTTCGAGGGATTCGGGGTCACGCTCAAGGAGCTGTATCTCGTCACCGGCCAGTACGACTACGTCGCCATCGCCGACGCCCCGGATGACGAGACCGCAGCCGCCGCGATCCTCAGCCTCGCCTCCAGAGGCAATGTGCGCACCCAAACCTTCCGTGCATTCGATGCGGAGGAAACCGCGCGCATCGTCAGCAAAATCAAGTAG
- a CDS encoding carbohydrate ABC transporter permease, with product MKAKTPASRIVTQILLVAGSLVFLFPLLWMVGTSLKPIEETMRTPPQWIPSHFLFSNYLDAVTYGSKALGYVPFLEYAKNTLLLCILGVVGTVFANALVAYGFARFRFPGRGVLFALTLATMMIPFPVLMVPLFGLFRDLGWIGTFKPLWIPAWFGSAFNIFLLRQFFLTIPRDLTDAAIVDGCSEFAAFRHIILPLSKPALAVVALFHFLFTWNDFLGPLIYLTDQKMFTLSLGLQFYQSQHGGTEWNLLMAAATIVVLPVIVLFFFTQRTFIQGIAITGLKG from the coding sequence ATGAAGGCGAAGACTCCTGCGAGCCGGATAGTGACTCAGATCCTCCTCGTCGCGGGATCGCTCGTCTTCCTCTTCCCGCTGCTGTGGATGGTCGGCACGTCGCTCAAGCCCATCGAGGAGACCATGCGCACCCCGCCGCAGTGGATCCCCTCGCACTTCCTGTTCAGCAATTACCTCGATGCGGTTACCTACGGAAGCAAGGCCCTGGGCTATGTGCCCTTCCTGGAGTACGCCAAGAACACGCTGCTGCTGTGCATCCTCGGCGTCGTGGGAACGGTGTTCGCCAACGCGCTCGTCGCCTACGGCTTTGCGCGCTTCAGGTTCCCCGGCCGGGGCGTGCTGTTCGCTCTCACCCTGGCGACGATGATGATCCCGTTCCCGGTGCTCATGGTGCCCCTGTTCGGGCTCTTCCGCGACTTGGGCTGGATCGGCACCTTCAAGCCGCTGTGGATACCGGCGTGGTTCGGCAGCGCGTTCAACATCTTCTTGCTGCGCCAGTTCTTCCTCACCATCCCGCGCGATCTCACCGACGCCGCCATCGTTGACGGCTGCTCGGAATTCGCCGCCTTCCGCCACATCATCCTGCCTCTGTCCAAGCCCGCGCTCGCCGTCGTCGCGCTTTTCCACTTCCTCTTCACGTGGAACGACTTCCTCGGGCCGCTCATCTACCTCACCGACCAGAAGATGTTCACGCTCTCCCTCGGCCTCCAGTTCTACCAGAGCCAGCACGGCGGCACGGAATGGAACCTGCTCATGGCGGCGGCCACCATCGTCGTGCTCCCGGTTATCGTGCTCTTCTTCTTCACCCAGCGCACCTTCATCCAGGGCATCGCCATTACCGGCCTCAAGGGATAG
- a CDS encoding sugar ABC transporter permease, which produces MKPRPRHARRPRSLYAALAFISPWLVGLAAFTLYPIVASFYHSFCDYSVLQPAQFIGGANYADLVTDEVFWKTLRNTAFYAAFALPLGLVVSLGLALLLNTGVRGMTLYRTFFFLPSLVPFVALAVLWLWIFNGENGVLNYFLSLFGIHGPGWLADPRWTKPALVIAGTWGVGQAIVIYLAGLQDVPVHLYEAADLDGAGWWDKIRHVTLPMISPVILFNLVMGIIGTLQYFTVPYVMTPQGQPARSAYFYIMYLYDNAFVYLKMGYASAMAWILFLIIIFLTALALRLTARHVHYEGE; this is translated from the coding sequence ATGAAACCGCGTCCTCGGCACGCGCGCAGGCCGCGCTCGCTCTATGCCGCCCTCGCTTTCATCTCCCCGTGGCTCGTCGGCCTCGCCGCCTTCACTCTGTATCCTATCGTCGCGTCGTTCTACCACAGCTTCTGTGATTACTCCGTGCTCCAGCCCGCCCAGTTCATCGGCGGCGCGAATTATGCCGACCTCGTGACCGACGAAGTGTTCTGGAAGACGCTGCGCAACACCGCGTTCTACGCCGCTTTCGCGCTTCCCCTCGGGTTGGTCGTCTCGCTCGGGTTGGCGCTGCTGCTCAACACCGGCGTGCGCGGCATGACGTTGTACCGCACCTTTTTCTTCTTGCCCTCGCTGGTGCCGTTCGTTGCGCTCGCCGTACTGTGGCTGTGGATCTTCAACGGCGAGAACGGCGTCCTCAACTACTTCCTATCGCTATTCGGCATCCACGGGCCGGGCTGGCTTGCCGACCCGCGCTGGACCAAGCCCGCCCTCGTCATCGCCGGCACCTGGGGCGTCGGCCAGGCCATCGTCATCTACCTCGCCGGGCTCCAGGACGTCCCCGTGCACCTCTACGAAGCCGCCGACCTCGACGGCGCCGGCTGGTGGGACAAGATCCGCCACGTCACGCTGCCCATGATCTCCCCGGTGATCCTCTTCAACCTCGTCATGGGCATCATCGGCACCCTGCAATACTTCACCGTCCCCTACGTCATGACACCCCAAGGGCAACCTGCGCGCTCCGCCTACTTCTACATCATGTATCTCTACGATAACGCCTTCGTCTATCTCAAGATGGGTTACGCGAGCGCCATGGCGTGGATCCTGTTTCTCATAATCATCTTCCTCACGGCGCTGGCGCTGCGCCTCACCGCGCGCCACGTGCATTACGAGGGGGAGTGA
- a CDS encoding ABC transporter substrate-binding protein, with amino-acid sequence MHTRLLTALGLAILAVLAYFGATIRPNPQVPPGRVRIAYWEKWTGFEADAMRRVVDAFNQRQDRIWVDMLTVSQIDQKIALATAGGTPPDVAGLWSWNINAYAERGALMPLDDYLRAAGMTRDDYIPAYWDMCSHDGHMWGLPSTPASLALVWNKRLFRDAGLDPEQPPVTIEQLDQYAERLTKRDAEGHIVCSGFVPAEPAGWWNWMWGCYFGGSLWDGKAKITADAPENVRAFRWVRSFSEKSGTQALQIFRSGFGNFSSPQDGFLSGKIAMVLQGVWIANFIHKYAPDMEWGAAPFPYPADRPELANLTYVECDVLSVPTGAKHPREAFEFIRYVNSIEGSELLNTGQGKHTPLARTTEEFVRNHPNPYIKLFIEVAKRPRPFTTPNVGIWLEYVAEMNTAFDKIWLGEGDAADVLAGVTARMQLKLDRDLARKRMTSQ; translated from the coding sequence ATGCACACCAGACTGCTCACTGCTCTTGGGCTAGCCATCCTCGCGGTCCTTGCGTACTTCGGCGCGACGATTCGCCCCAACCCGCAAGTCCCGCCAGGGCGCGTCCGCATCGCATACTGGGAGAAGTGGACCGGCTTCGAAGCCGACGCCATGCGCCGCGTGGTAGATGCTTTCAACCAGCGCCAGGACCGCATCTGGGTGGACATGCTCACCGTCAGCCAGATTGACCAGAAGATAGCGCTGGCTACCGCTGGGGGCACTCCGCCCGACGTCGCCGGCCTGTGGTCGTGGAACATCAATGCCTACGCCGAGCGCGGGGCGCTCATGCCCCTCGACGACTACCTGCGGGCCGCCGGCATGACCCGCGACGACTATATCCCCGCCTACTGGGATATGTGCTCCCACGACGGGCACATGTGGGGCCTGCCCTCGACCCCCGCAAGCCTCGCACTGGTCTGGAACAAGCGTCTGTTCCGCGACGCCGGTCTCGACCCGGAGCAGCCCCCGGTGACCATCGAGCAGCTCGACCAGTATGCCGAGCGCCTGACCAAGCGTGACGCCGAAGGGCACATCGTCTGTTCGGGGTTCGTCCCCGCGGAGCCGGCGGGGTGGTGGAACTGGATGTGGGGCTGTTACTTCGGCGGCAGCCTGTGGGACGGGAAGGCGAAGATCACGGCGGACGCGCCGGAGAACGTGCGCGCGTTCCGCTGGGTGCGTTCCTTCTCCGAGAAGTCCGGCACGCAGGCGCTTCAGATCTTCCGCAGCGGCTTCGGCAACTTCTCCTCGCCGCAGGACGGCTTCCTCTCCGGCAAGATCGCGATGGTGCTGCAAGGAGTGTGGATCGCCAACTTCATCCACAAGTACGCGCCGGATATGGAGTGGGGCGCCGCGCCTTTCCCGTATCCCGCGGATCGGCCGGAGTTGGCGAACCTCACGTACGTGGAATGTGATGTCCTCTCGGTCCCCACCGGCGCCAAGCATCCGCGGGAGGCGTTCGAATTCATACGGTACGTCAACTCAATCGAGGGCAGCGAACTGCTTAACACCGGCCAGGGCAAACACACGCCGCTGGCGCGTACTACCGAGGAATTCGTCCGGAACCATCCCAATCCGTATATCAAGTTGTTCATCGAGGTCGCCAAGCGCCCCCGACCGTTCACTACGCCGAACGTCGGCATCTGGCTTGAGTACGTTGCTGAGATGAACACTGCGTTTGACAAGATCTGGCTTGGCGAGGGCGATGCCGCTGACGTACTCGCTGGCGTCACCGCGCGCATGCAGCTTAAGCTCGACCGCGACCTCGCGCGCAAGAGGATGACCAGCCAATGA
- a CDS encoding aldolase — protein sequence MKTNRTRDLLSKGKTALGTMIGECASPEVVRTLARAGFDFVIVDNEHAPFSLEDDSRMYRAARTTAMDLLVRVPDAQYHLIARTLDAGADGIMAPRIETPEQARLVVDSVKYPPVGRRGAAHRAIHTDNEPVPLGDYTQHLNANTMVIAQLETRAAIDRADEILAVEGIDVALIGPADLSVSLGVPGEIEHPLMEEYIGTVVAAAERAGVASGIHWGDAAVVRKWMERGMRCIMYSSEMNFLAAGARAAVAEMRS from the coding sequence GTGAAGACCAACCGCACCCGTGATCTGCTGTCCAAAGGAAAGACGGCGCTCGGCACCATGATCGGCGAATGCGCGTCACCCGAGGTGGTGCGCACGCTCGCCCGCGCCGGCTTCGATTTCGTGATCGTGGATAACGAGCACGCGCCGTTCAGCCTGGAGGACGACTCCCGGATGTACCGCGCCGCGCGCACGACGGCGATGGATTTGCTCGTTCGCGTGCCCGACGCGCAGTATCACCTCATCGCGCGCACGCTCGACGCCGGGGCGGACGGAATCATGGCGCCGCGCATCGAGACGCCGGAGCAGGCGCGCCTGGTCGTTGATTCGGTGAAGTATCCGCCGGTCGGCCGCCGCGGCGCGGCCCACCGCGCCATCCACACCGATAACGAGCCGGTGCCGCTCGGCGACTACACACAGCACCTCAATGCCAACACGATGGTCATCGCCCAGTTGGAAACGCGCGCGGCTATCGACCGCGCTGACGAGATTCTGGCGGTAGAAGGCATTGACGTCGCGCTCATCGGCCCGGCGGACCTGTCTGTGTCACTCGGCGTGCCGGGCGAGATCGAGCACCCGCTGATGGAGGAGTATATCGGCACGGTCGTCGCTGCGGCGGAACGCGCCGGCGTCGCCTCGGGCATTCACTGGGGCGACGCCGCGGTGGTGAGGAAATGGATGGAGCGCGGCATGCGCTGCATCATGTACTCGTCGGAGATGAACTTCCTCGCCGCCGGCGCCCGCGCGGCAGTGGCGGAGATGCGGAGTTAA
- a CDS encoding 4Fe-4S dicluster domain-containing protein, with translation MSLEEKLFLDGYHPDRESHLAVRDPRVCLEQCTAKWCTFTCPVRTYRWDEDHITVFFEGCLECGTCLYSCEFGNIEWRYPRGGFGVTYKYG, from the coding sequence CTGTCACTGGAAGAGAAGCTGTTCCTCGACGGTTACCACCCGGACCGGGAGTCGCACCTCGCGGTACGGGATCCGCGCGTGTGCCTCGAACAATGCACGGCGAAGTGGTGCACGTTCACCTGCCCGGTGCGCACGTACCGGTGGGATGAGGATCACATTACGGTCTTCTTCGAGGGGTGTCTCGAGTGCGGCACGTGCCTCTATTCATGCGAGTTCGGGAACATCGAATGGCGCTACCCGCGCGGCGGCTTCGGGGTGACGTACAAGTACGGGTAA
- a CDS encoding FAD-dependent oxidoreductase: DFSARSLGHYDQLVRGSVIYRDLYKYRYMTSFFDRHHQFFSLYPELLNAAATEMLTVDGTSKRSKQRRIFAGARRRRSLWRMAKDFFGAWRSVA, encoded by the coding sequence GCGATTTCTCGGCGCGCAGCCTCGGGCATTACGATCAGCTCGTTCGCGGCTCGGTGATCTATCGCGATCTCTACAAGTACCGCTACATGACTTCGTTCTTCGATCGTCACCACCAGTTCTTCAGCCTCTACCCAGAGCTGCTCAACGCCGCGGCGACGGAGATGCTCACGGTGGACGGGACGTCGAAGCGCAGCAAGCAGCGCCGCATCTTCGCCGGGGCGCGCCGCCGGCGCTCGCTGTGGCGTATGGCGAAGGACTTCTTCGGCGCGTGGAGGTCGGTCGCGTGA
- a CDS encoding FprA family A-type flavoprotein: ATPLTDRVFWVGAIDWGVRDFHGYLTSRGSTYNAYLILADKVTLIDTVKAPFKREMLQRIASVVDPRRIDYIISNHTEMDHSGSLPEVIAAANPERVFASTRGVEALGRHFRIERDIEAVKEGDSLSLGNATLAFVETPMLHWPDSMFTYLAEERILFSSDAFGMHLAASERFADEIAPAILKDEAAKYYANILLPLSPLVGKLLDKVTKLNLPIDVIAPSHGPIWRKNIAEMLGYYASWAQGQRRNRAVVAYDTMWGSTDLMARAVGDGLATAGTSVKLMPLRSCHRSDVATELLDAGALIVGSPCLNGGIFPTVADVLTYLRGLKPRNLVGAAFGSYGWSGEAVGQITDALREMKVDVVAEGVRIKYVPDAEALMQCFELGAVVAEKLKGLPAPD; the protein is encoded by the coding sequence CGCCACACCCCTCACCGACCGCGTCTTCTGGGTCGGCGCGATCGACTGGGGCGTTCGCGATTTCCACGGCTATCTCACCAGCCGCGGCAGCACCTACAACGCCTACCTCATCCTCGCTGACAAGGTGACCCTGATCGACACCGTCAAAGCGCCGTTCAAGCGGGAGATGCTTCAGCGCATCGCGTCGGTCGTTGATCCGCGGAGAATTGACTACATCATCTCCAACCACACCGAGATGGATCACTCCGGCTCCCTGCCCGAGGTCATCGCGGCGGCCAACCCCGAGCGCGTCTTCGCCTCTACGCGCGGGGTCGAGGCGCTCGGCCGGCATTTTCGCATCGAACGCGACATCGAGGCGGTCAAGGAGGGCGACAGCCTGAGCCTCGGCAATGCGACACTGGCCTTCGTCGAAACGCCCATGCTGCACTGGCCCGACAGCATGTTCACCTACCTCGCCGAGGAACGCATCCTCTTCTCCAGCGACGCGTTCGGCATGCACCTGGCGGCCAGCGAGCGCTTCGCCGACGAGATCGCCCCGGCAATCCTCAAGGACGAGGCAGCGAAGTACTACGCCAACATTCTGCTGCCGCTGTCGCCTCTGGTGGGCAAGCTGCTCGACAAAGTCACCAAGCTCAACCTGCCGATAGATGTGATCGCGCCGAGCCACGGCCCGATATGGCGCAAAAACATCGCCGAGATGCTCGGGTATTACGCGAGCTGGGCGCAGGGGCAGCGCAGGAACAGGGCGGTCGTCGCCTACGACACCATGTGGGGCAGCACCGACCTCATGGCTCGCGCCGTGGGCGACGGGCTGGCGACGGCCGGCACGAGCGTCAAGCTGATGCCGCTGAGATCGTGTCACCGCAGCGACGTCGCGACCGAACTGCTCGACGCCGGCGCGCTGATCGTCGGCTCGCCGTGTCTCAACGGCGGGATCTTCCCCACCGTCGCGGATGTGCTGACGTATCTGCGCGGGCTCAAGCCGAGGAATCTCGTCGGAGCGGCGTTCGGCTCCTACGGCTGGAGCGGCGAGGCGGTCGGGCAGATCACCGACGCGCTGCGAGAGATGAAAGTAGACGTCGTTGCCGAAGGCGTTCGCATCAAATACGTCCCCGATGCCGAAGCGCTGATGCAGTGCTTCGAGCTTGGCGCCGTTGTCGCGGAGAAGCTGAAAGGCCTGCCCGCGCCGGACTGA
- a CDS encoding rubredoxin: protein MKKYICTVCQYVYDPAVGDPDNGIAAGTAFEDLPEDWVCPECGVDKDLFEPVSE, encoded by the coding sequence ATGAAGAAATACATCTGCACTGTCTGTCAGTACGTCTATGACCCCGCGGTCGGCGATCCCGACAACGGCATCGCCGCCGGAACCGCCTTCGAGGATCTCCCGGAGGACTGGGTGTGCCCGGAGTGCGGCGTGGACAAGGACCTCTTCGAGCCGGTGTCCGAATAG
- a CDS encoding PQQ-binding-like beta-propeller repeat protein, whose translation MVFDVWSATDDVVVSWMPMTGGVPAHVTALNAETGQRRWSQPTGGRVCRATAVDRDELYCVLHGSAVWKIRMQDGAVLWRTTLALASGRCPAIDAHAVYAIDWEGSSSTRVKGGRTHARDGRLNALDRETGAVIWRREFQRSLVGIAAGHNDIYAAVSGGPLYSLQREDGATGWENDDIVCFSAPAVFGEHVVVPGLSSVFKVRADDGGIVWKQPLNRGRLVARGLTQAAEVVSVVDARGSLHALDLSTGTRLWKWSPPAKTESWRRPPYAWTADDNLVAIVGKPASKPTTADVVVIASQDGSGTEIGELNGRVSDGIAVRGMTVFVIVGERSVVALNVGAVNRSPEGDTQGEKVTIPIF comes from the coding sequence GTGGTATTCGATGTGTGGTCCGCCACCGACGACGTCGTGGTCAGTTGGATGCCCATGACGGGCGGCGTCCCGGCGCACGTTACAGCGCTAAACGCCGAGACTGGGCAGAGGCGGTGGTCGCAACCGACGGGGGGCCGGGTCTGCAGAGCCACAGCGGTAGACCGCGACGAGCTCTACTGTGTGCTGCACGGCTCCGCTGTCTGGAAGATCCGAATGCAGGACGGCGCCGTGCTATGGAGGACCACCCTCGCGTTAGCCAGCGGCCGCTGCCCCGCGATTGATGCTCATGCAGTCTATGCGATTGACTGGGAGGGGTCATCGTCAACGCGGGTGAAGGGGGGGCGCACACATGCCCGCGATGGCCGCCTCAACGCGCTGGACCGAGAAACCGGAGCTGTGATCTGGAGAAGAGAATTCCAGCGCAGCCTAGTGGGGATTGCCGCAGGGCACAATGACATATACGCAGCGGTCAGCGGGGGGCCGCTCTACAGTCTGCAGCGGGAGGATGGCGCGACGGGCTGGGAGAACGACGACATCGTCTGCTTTTCCGCGCCGGCGGTGTTTGGGGAGCATGTCGTAGTCCCGGGGCTTAGCAGCGTCTTCAAGGTCAGGGCAGATGATGGCGGTATCGTATGGAAGCAGCCGTTGAATCGGGGGCGGCTTGTTGCTCGCGGGCTGACGCAGGCGGCAGAGGTAGTGAGCGTGGTGGATGCTCGGGGATCTCTGCACGCGCTCGATCTGTCAACCGGAACGCGGCTGTGGAAGTGGTCACCTCCGGCGAAGACGGAATCGTGGCGCCGACCTCCGTACGCGTGGACCGCAGACGACAACCTGGTGGCGATTGTAGGGAAACCGGCATCCAAGCCGACAACCGCTGACGTCGTGGTGATAGCGTCACAAGATGGCTCCGGGACAGAGATCGGGGAGTTGAATGGCAGAGTCTCGGACGGCATCGCCGTGCGCGGGATGACGGTGTTCGTGATTGTTGGCGAGCGGTCGGTTGTCGCGCTGAACGTTGGAGCTGTCAACCGGTCACCGGAGGGGGATACGCAGGGAGAAAAGGTCACTATCCCCATTTTCTAA
- a CDS encoding VCBS repeat-containing protein, translating into DGVTGVRETALYYRAGHHRHYGFFGAYPDASGGGTLFVVIGDFSGHVDVLSYRDGELRLLWMTLFDPQSEQGIDRRFTINRVLPDPIADVNGDGARAILLSVFNVNDDQRWHVVGYDLLSGAIVLDLPDRYLSGLADVDGDGREELFCEVLRTRAEPTYAPLELVRLRAAGAPEVVWRANRGRWSFHNAVNQPLDRWWGQTLGNQALALRRTARGVEFFVSLPARRGAEETLEAWMVNRDGTVEEAWGADAGEGTELEVCATDPDGEQALLLARSQGSASLRLRGVTGDVVCARRRGAAAPCLALAKDGKGQAWLVAADISRRVSLLRFERGRPQIAAEFPGRPMSTQGEWAPRGLAAGDLDGDGADEVLFAQETPRGAARLVAMGLDGHERWHCDFPSFSGRLRAWNMGGMTCWIAGRFRDRGRLDVAVSLRRSIMHSDETYMLDGTTGEVIWRRDVLEVSDPPHTRGFGGEIMAAADVDGDGLDELILCYPAELSVTNGASGEVQAVYNMGPIPAADMPGDMWVIGGVPEVADLDGDGRLEILWTRNQSLISAFTLGQDGLRMTWHSERDQATAAQPAITRLDGGHCVIGAAGFPDGFRALDAANGETRWIAPTTDTPVSNTIATDWDGDGRTEFIFGAGSRLHARRADNGEECWALDLPGAAAQILDVQTGGQTMVVVATSAGELLVVKPDG; encoded by the coding sequence CGACGGCGTTACCGGCGTGCGCGAGACGGCGCTGTACTATCGCGCAGGCCACCACCGCCACTACGGCTTCTTTGGCGCGTATCCCGACGCCTCGGGCGGCGGCACGCTGTTCGTCGTCATCGGCGACTTCTCCGGCCACGTGGATGTGCTGTCTTACCGCGATGGCGAGTTGCGCCTGCTGTGGATGACACTGTTCGATCCTCAGTCCGAGCAGGGCATTGACCGGCGCTTCACGATCAACCGCGTGCTGCCGGACCCGATAGCCGACGTCAACGGCGATGGCGCCCGCGCGATCCTGTTGAGCGTCTTCAATGTCAACGACGACCAGCGCTGGCACGTCGTGGGGTACGACCTGCTGAGCGGCGCGATCGTGCTCGATCTGCCCGACCGCTACCTGTCCGGGCTCGCCGACGTGGACGGCGATGGGCGCGAGGAGCTTTTCTGTGAGGTGCTGCGCACGCGCGCCGAGCCGACGTACGCGCCGCTCGAACTGGTTCGGCTCCGTGCCGCCGGCGCCCCTGAGGTGGTGTGGAGAGCCAACCGGGGCCGGTGGAGTTTCCATAATGCCGTGAATCAGCCGCTCGACCGTTGGTGGGGGCAGACATTGGGCAACCAGGCGCTGGCGCTGCGCCGCACCGCGCGGGGGGTGGAGTTCTTCGTCAGCCTCCCCGCGCGCCGTGGGGCCGAGGAAACGCTCGAAGCGTGGATGGTGAACCGAGACGGGACGGTCGAAGAAGCCTGGGGCGCCGACGCCGGCGAAGGCACGGAACTCGAGGTATGCGCCACAGACCCCGACGGAGAGCAGGCCTTGCTCCTGGCGCGCTCGCAAGGAAGCGCGTCGCTCCGCCTGCGCGGAGTGACGGGCGACGTCGTCTGCGCGCGGCGTCGAGGAGCGGCGGCGCCCTGTCTGGCGCTTGCGAAGGACGGCAAGGGCCAGGCGTGGCTCGTCGCGGCTGATATCTCGCGTCGCGTGAGCTTGCTGCGTTTCGAGCGCGGGCGGCCGCAGATTGCGGCGGAGTTTCCCGGGCGTCCGATGAGCACGCAAGGGGAATGGGCGCCGCGGGGACTGGCGGCGGGGGATCTCGACGGCGATGGGGCTGACGAGGTGCTGTTTGCCCAGGAGACTCCGCGCGGGGCCGCCAGGCTCGTGGCGATGGGCCTCGACGGTCACGAACGATGGCACTGCGACTTCCCGAGCTTCAGCGGCAGGCTGCGCGCCTGGAACATGGGGGGAATGACGTGTTGGATCGCCGGGCGCTTTCGAGATCGTGGCCGCCTCGATGTCGCGGTATCGCTGCGTCGCTCGATCATGCACAGCGACGAGACCTATATGCTCGACGGGACAACGGGCGAGGTCATCTGGCGGCGCGATGTGCTGGAGGTAAGCGATCCGCCCCACACACGCGGCTTTGGCGGCGAAATCATGGCGGCCGCGGATGTGGACGGCGACGGCTTGGATGAGTTGATCCTGTGCTACCCCGCGGAGCTATCGGTCACGAACGGTGCGAGCGGCGAAGTGCAGGCCGTGTATAACATGGGCCCGATCCCGGCGGCCGACATGCCGGGGGATATGTGGGTCATCGGCGGCGTCCCGGAGGTGGCGGACCTCGACGGCGACGGCAGGCTGGAAATCCTGTGGACGCGAAATCAGAGCCTGATATCCGCATTCACGCTGGGGCAAGACGGGCTGCGCATGACGTGGCACAGCGAGCGCGACCAGGCGACTGCCGCGCAGCCGGCCATCACTCGTTTGGACGGCGGACACTGTGTCATTGGCGCGGCGGGCTTTCCTGATGGCTTTCGCGCGCTTGACGCGGCGAACGGCGAGACGCGGTGGATTGCGCCGACCACCGACACTCCTGTGAGCAACACTATTGCGACGGACTGGGATGGTGACGGAAGGACGGAGTTCATCTTCGGCGCGGGAAGCCGCCTTCATGCGCGGCGAGCGGACAACGGGGAGGAATGCTGGGCGCTCGACCTGCCGGGGGCAGCAGCGCAAATCCTGGATGTGCAGACGGGCGGCCAGACGATGGTCGTTGTGGCGACGAGCGCGGGCGAGTTGCTCGTCGTGAAACCGGACGGATGA